In Leucobacter sp. CX169, a single genomic region encodes these proteins:
- a CDS encoding catalase: MSNPNPTTTQTGTPVASDAHSLAAGTDGAIALHDRYLVEKLAQFARERTPERVVHAKGGGAFGEFVVTGDVSAFTRAAVFQPGATTETVQRFSSVAGEQGSPDTWRDVRGFSVKFYTSEGNYDIVGNNTPVFFIRDGIKFPDFIHSQKRLPGSGLRDADMQWDFWSLSPESAHQVTYLMGDRGLPRSWRSMPGFGSHTYQWINAAGERFWVKYHFEALQGNEEMSNEEAEQIAGADADYYRRDLYEAIERGDFPAWKLSVQVMPYEDAKTYRFNPFDLTKVWPHADYPLIEVGVHTLNQNPENFFAQIEQAAFSPANTVPGIDISPDKMLLARVFSYPDAQRYRVGTNYNELPVNAPVAPVNNYSQDGATRHGFKSASAPVYAPNSFGGPVADAAAAGEGSWESDGALQRSAAALHAEDSDFGQAGTLYRDVFDDAAKARFLVTITGAVGGVQSDEIRERAIQYWTNVDADLGQALRAALAK; this comes from the coding sequence ATGTCGAACCCCAACCCGACGACCACCCAGACCGGTACCCCGGTTGCGAGCGACGCGCACTCGCTCGCTGCTGGCACCGACGGCGCGATCGCGCTGCATGACCGCTACCTCGTTGAGAAGCTAGCGCAGTTTGCCCGTGAACGCACTCCCGAGCGCGTCGTGCACGCCAAGGGCGGCGGCGCATTCGGTGAGTTCGTTGTCACGGGTGACGTTTCGGCGTTCACGCGTGCGGCGGTGTTCCAGCCGGGTGCGACGACGGAGACCGTGCAGCGCTTCTCGTCGGTCGCCGGCGAGCAGGGCTCGCCTGACACTTGGCGCGACGTGCGTGGCTTCTCGGTGAAGTTCTACACGAGCGAGGGCAACTACGACATCGTCGGCAACAACACCCCGGTCTTCTTTATCCGCGACGGCATCAAGTTCCCTGACTTCATCCACTCGCAGAAGCGCCTTCCGGGGTCGGGCCTGCGCGACGCCGACATGCAGTGGGACTTCTGGAGCCTCTCGCCCGAGTCGGCTCACCAGGTGACCTATCTCATGGGCGACCGTGGCCTGCCGCGCTCGTGGCGCAGCATGCCCGGCTTCGGCTCGCACACCTACCAGTGGATCAATGCTGCGGGCGAGCGCTTCTGGGTGAAGTACCACTTCGAGGCGCTGCAGGGCAACGAAGAAATGTCGAACGAGGAAGCCGAGCAGATCGCCGGCGCCGATGCCGACTACTACCGCCGGGACCTGTACGAGGCCATTGAGCGTGGGGATTTCCCCGCCTGGAAGCTCTCGGTTCAGGTCATGCCGTACGAGGACGCGAAGACGTACCGCTTCAACCCGTTCGACCTCACGAAGGTCTGGCCGCACGCGGACTACCCGCTGATCGAGGTGGGCGTGCACACGCTGAACCAGAACCCCGAGAACTTCTTCGCGCAGATCGAGCAGGCCGCCTTCTCGCCCGCGAACACGGTGCCCGGTATCGACATCAGCCCCGACAAGATGCTGTTGGCTCGCGTGTTCTCGTACCCGGATGCCCAGCGTTACCGCGTCGGCACGAATTACAACGAGCTGCCGGTGAACGCTCCGGTCGCGCCCGTCAATAACTACTCGCAGGACGGTGCGACGCGTCACGGCTTCAAGTCGGCAAGCGCCCCGGTCTACGCGCCGAACTCGTTCGGCGGGCCGGTCGCCGATGCCGCCGCCGCGGGCGAGGGCAGCTGGGAAAGTGACGGTGCCCTGCAGCGCTCGGCCGCCGCCCTGCACGCGGAGGATAGCGACTTCGGCCAGGCAGGCACGCTGTACCGTGACGTCTTCGATGACGCAGCGAAGGCTCGCTTCCTCGTCACCATCACGGGCGCCGTTGGCGGCGTGCAGAGCGACGAGA